A part of Candida albicans SC5314 chromosome 2, complete sequence genomic DNA contains:
- the MED4 gene encoding Med4p (RNA polymerase II core mediator complex subunit), with the protein MLPFKKADSPFKSNPVSRVGSSTRLNQLGNIKSNPTTPNAALYVTSSLNPSKNLPTNAANVKSRLQTQKDLDAFKQLPMVQKVNEYERLLNELSEAVSQFKNDELQEKIGQIITCNDVLKQQIEDLNKHRNYSYEVDKLSDRNKILEENSKFILKELVSYRNELKKLPKLPKSDKMVNRNVDVDDILKYAFKLAKFTKAPATVANMPFQIHPNNYVWPAEDSLRRGMLAQASLQAEEIIRHELGETDKENSNEVKTESKVDHDDDDDDEMEDVRISNENTNDEQRSKPPAASEHDTSKRKEEQNQQPVDLNLDLFDPDDEYSD; encoded by the coding sequence ATGCTACCTTTTAAGAAAGCCGATAGTCCATTTAAATCAAACCCGGTATCACGAGTTGGATCTTCTACTCGGTTGAATCAATTGGGTaatataaaatcaaatccaacTACACCTAATGCAGCGTTATATGTCACTTCATCATTGAATCCACTGAAAAATTTGCCTACAAATGCAGCTAACGTTAAACTGAGATTACAAACACAAAAGGATTTAGATGCATTTAAGCAATTACCAATGGTTCAAAAAGTCAACGAATACGAAAGATTACTCAACGAATTATCGGAAGCCGTGTCACAATTCAAAAACGATGAACTACAAGAGAAAATTGGACAAATTATAACTTGTAATGATgttttgaaacaacaaatcgAGGACTTGAACAAACATAGAAACTATAGCTACGAGGTAGACAAGCTATCAGAcagaaataaaatattagaagagaattcaaaatttatattgaaGGAGTTAGTGAGTTATAGAAACGAACTAAAAAAGTTACCAAAATTACCCAAATCGGATAAAATGGTTAATCGCAATGTTGATGTAgatgatattttgaaatatgcTTTTAAATTAGCCAAATTTACCAAGGCACCAGCAACTGTCGCCAATATGCCTTTCCAAATACATCCAAACAACTATGTATGGCCCGCTGAAGATTCATTGAGACGCGGAATGTTAGCACAAGCATCTTTACAAGCAGAAGAAATAATACGACACGAATTGGGAGAGACAGATAAGGAAAACTCTAATGAAGTGAAGACTGAATCCAAAGTTGATcatgatgacgatgacgacgatgaaATGGAAGATGTTAGAATATCGAATGAAAATACAAACGATGAACAAAGATCTAAACCACCTGCGGCTAGTGAACATGACACAAGTAAGAGAAAAGAGgaacaaaatcaacaaccagTGGATCTTAACTTGGACTTGTTTGATCCTGACGACGAATACTCAGATTGA
- a CDS encoding uncharacterized protein (Ortholog(s) have cytoplasm, nucleus localization) — protein sequence MKKRLVLFDDSDDNSETESDKSKLKSRKKQFKIPEYPQPPSFPVNEQNEDYMKYQLQDDKHEEPTESAIDKKDCSLFSNPSTSIGLSIMERMGFKIGNALGNSATAIKEPIEVSLKSGRQGLGGGFKPLQYKQEDVENLKLNLANSNKQRIELRDLKKIMKLCFELSGEYDKYLEGEDITEVNSLWQPYVKIYVSKQQSAAVGSVKAKFNAVETLQLFEREVENTEQTLSDLLNYLRGTHNYCWYCGLKYNDQNDLLTNCPGKTRDIHLTI from the coding sequence atgaaaaaaaggTTAGTTTTGTTTGATGATTCTGATGATAATTCTGAAACTGAATCAGATAAGCTGAAACTCAAATCGAGGAAGAAACAGTTTAAAATTCCAGAATATCCCCAACCACCATCATTTCCTGTCAATGAACAAAATGAAGATTACATGAAGTATCAATTACAAGATGACAAACACGAAGAACCAACGGAGTCTGCCATCGATAAAAAAGATTGTTCACTATTTCTGAACCCAAGCACATCAATTGGTCTCTCAATAATGGAAAGAATGGGGtttaaaattggaaatgCTTTGGGTAATTCCGCCACAGCAATTAAAGAACCAATTGAAGTATCTTTAAAAAGTGGTAGACAAGGTCTAGGGGGTGGGTTCAAACCACTTCAGTATAAGCAAGAAgatgttgaaaatttgaaattaaaccTAGCAAATTCgaacaaacaaagaatCGAATTAAGagatttgaagaaaatcaTGAAATTATGTTTTGAATTAAGTGGTGAATatgataaatatttggaaGGGGAAGATATTACCGAAGTGAATAGTCTTTGGCAACCATATGTAAAAATTTATGTTCTGAAACAGCAGAGTGCAGCTGTGGGTTCAGTAAAAGCAAAGTTTAATGCAGTGGAAACACTACAGCTATTTGAAAGAGAAGTTGAAAATACCGAGCAGACATTATCGGATCTACTAAATTATCTACGGGGAACCCACAACTACTGCTGGTATTGTGGGCTAAAATATAATGACCAAAACGACTTGCTAACAAACTGTCCAGGTAAAACTCGTGATATACATTTAACTATTTAA